One window from the genome of Cucumis melo cultivar AY chromosome 10, USDA_Cmelo_AY_1.0, whole genome shotgun sequence encodes:
- the LOC103495122 gene encoding RING-H2 finger protein ATL66, with translation MATSQVPPSVPWHFTELDDRLFQIRGRTFFFVAVLFAVILLVTFIFLYARWVCRFHQLTTFSASLPVRRQPRSPPQQQGLGATAINSLPITLYKAPAAEEDPPAAASDAGECSICLGVFEDGEKVKILPPCRHCYHSECVDRWLRSHSSCPLCRVSLCIDPSNNLEMV, from the coding sequence ATGGCCACATCTCAAGTCCCTCCGTCCGTCCCCTGGCACTTCACGGAGCTCGACGATCGCCTCTTCCAAATCCGCGGCCGAACTTTTTTCTTTGTCGCCGTTTTATTCGCCGTCATCCTTCTCGTaacttttattttcctttacGCCCGTTGGGTCTGCCGATTCCACCAACTCACCACCTTTTCCGCCTCCCTTCCCGTCCGCCGGCAGCCGAGGTCGCCGCCGCAGCAGCAGGGGCTCGGCGCCACGGCGATTAACTCCCTTCCGATCACTCTGTATAAGGCACCGGCTGCGGAAGAGGATCCGCCCGCGGCCGCAAGCGATGCAGGGGAGTGTTCCATTTGCTTGGGCGTGTTTGAAGATGGGGAGAAGGTGAAGATTCTGCCGCCATGCCGTCATTGTTACCATTCTGAGTGCGTGGACCGGTGGCTCCGTTCGCACTCGAGCTGCCCGCTTTGCCGTGTATCTCTCTGTATTGATCCGTCGAACAATCTTGAAATGGTTTGA